Proteins co-encoded in one Aspergillus fumigatus Af293 chromosome 6, whole genome shotgun sequence genomic window:
- a CDS encoding DENN (AEX-3) domain protein, protein MGPSLRDHSSFVRPSTRDRPVTRDQGENSLVVPSRTSSLHSRITQPIPSQGNAKPTQRTPKTLTHAYMVCGVGREPSQWVKAPAPEQGKIGHMKGAVGQFWLPEILGSSPRLEQDNEIARALHSAMRACFPHDVEICTGKSQPHCVHHAFVLQQDSSHTLYGIALRVWSRADDKRAETIRELRKKTEADFYDNPDETYWIPYCLSFLSRYPLYDLLGDYLRGMWIHWNKATNLFHAEEVSRILSFPAPRLNDLVRIDMKDYALCYQFPSSPTGFQNFAMWPLFTCLSIPNIVGVVEAAVSPTRRIIFVSHYPAMLTIAAETVRYCVRVYEWSGLYVPVVHARHIKDLVQEPGPYILGVTAECRTLFNAPSDALVVDLDRNFVLTSSPPNVLTPGQRTKFIDRLTQALNGDVSPSGVPNHLRSAYAGGKLIPAGQIIVMRGEVESIQDPSWWNQDAVMSVMDHVCEKLGRNTGMKAIFGGSVKKPLMTKVSMRHLNEIVRERNQYSRDAMEAWQDFINLKGRMDTELSKVTKRNNFLVEELETWKQQFLKFQAFAEQLTKETAELKVKIENHKRENRRLSGLIDQQKDDVARLTLRLSGTEKQRDDALEALVLQQEIAEELERERKRNQKELASLQHTNASLARQRDEAQRVVLHLRSLINGQAHHMEHIVRSISSSAELSELVEQAEESQENEENAAPEETKERAEKAKSLAPNMTPELEQHLLNLGKEQKRLARLSITDVADRYLRDKTDAISDIIRSISEQCAAAVEGLHLAQDAEEDDADESGQRTPDGNHLAPDFDGNDGRSTREGSEVGDDNSTLHPDHRISSVPPTPDLVHNRSSTSMSMISSSTFPERSSQQYGPGEVPTRIVEDDDERAHETDGLDDHTETGTLSKQGSEDLMRSSPRLLV, encoded by the exons ATGGGCCCATCTCTGAGAGATCACTCGTCCTTTGTCCGTCCATCGACCCGCGATCGGCCGGTAACTCGTGACCAAGGAGAAAATTCGCTGGTCGTTCCTAGTCGCACTTCCTCACTTCATTCCCGCATTACCCAACCAATCCCCTCGCAAGGGAACGCAAAACCCACGCAGCGCACACCCAAGACCCTCACTCATGCCTACATGGTATGCGGTGTGGGCAGGGAGCCCTCGCAATGGGTGAAGGCTCCCGCCCCAGAGCAAGGAAAGATCGGCCATATGAAAGGTGCGGTGGGACAATTTTGGTTACCAGAGATCCTAGGAAGCAGCCCTAGATTGGAGCAGGACAATGAAATTGCTAGAGCCTTACATTCAGCAATGAGG GCCTGTTTTCCTCATGATGTTGAGATTTGCACTGGCAAGAGCCAGCCTCACTGTGTTCACCATGCCTTTGTCCTGCAGCAAGATTCATCACACACCCTCTATGGTATTGCCTTGCGTGTCTGGTCTCGAGCCGATGACAAGCGCGCTGAGACAATTCGTGAGCTGCGGAAGAAGACGGAAGCCGATTTCTATGATAACCCCGATGAGACCTACTGGATCCCTTACTGTCTTAGCTTCCTTTCCCGCTATCCTCTTTACGATCTACTGGGAGATTACCTGCGTGGCATGTGGATTCACTGGAACAAGGCTACCAATCTTTTCCACGCTGAAGAGGTCTCGCGAATTTTGAGCTTCCCTGCTCCACGCCTGAACGATCTTGTTCGTATCGACATGAAGGACTACGCCTTGTGCTATCAGTTCCCTTCGTCGCCCACCGGTTTCCAAAACTTCGCCATGTGGCCCTTGTTCACCTGCCTGTCCATCCCCAACATCGTCGGCGTGGTCGAGGCCGCAGTGTCGCCAACTCGCCGGATCATCTTTGTCAGTCATTACCCAGCTATGCTGACCATTGCTGCTGAAACCGTTCGGTACTGTGTGCGGGTCTACGAATGGAGCGGCCTGTATGTTCCAGTTGTCCATGCTCGTCACATCAAGGATCTTGTTCAGGAGCCTGGTCCCTATATTCTGGGTGTTACCGCCGAATGCCGAACTCTATTCAACGCTCCCTCTGATGCCTTGGTTGTGGACTTGGATCGGAACTTTGTGCTCACTTCCAGTCCTCCGAATGTCCTCACTCCTGGTCAGCGGACGAAATTTATCGACCGGCTGACACAGGCCCTGAACGGTGATGTCTCTCCTTCCGGTGTTCCCAATCACCTGCGGTCCGCCTATGCGGGTGGCAAGCTTATTCCCGCCGGTCAAATTATCGTCATGAGAGGCGAGGTCGAGAGTATCCAGGATCCTTCCTGGTGGAACCAGGATGCGGTCATGAGCGTCATGGATCACGTTTGCGAGAAACTG GGCCGCAACACCGGCATGAAGGCCATCTTTGGTGGTTCTGTCAAGAAGCCTCTGATGACCAAGGTATCAATGCGTCACCTCAATGAGATTGTCCGCGAGCGCAACCAGTACTCTCGCGATGCTATGGAGGCTTGGCAGGACTTTATCAACCTCAAGGGCCGCATGGACACCGAGTTGAGCAAAGTCACCAAGCGCAACAACTTCTTGgtcgaggaactggagacCTGGAAGCAGCAG TTCCTCAAGTTCCAGGCCTTCGCAGAGCAGCTCACGAAGGAGACCGCTGAGCTCAAAGTCAAGATCGAGAACCACAAGCGAGAGAACCGCCGCCTCAGTGGCCTCATTGACCAACAAAAGGACGACGTGGCACGTCTCACACTCCGTTTGTCTGGCACCGAGAAGCAGCGTGATGACGCCCTGGAGGCGCTTGTGCTGCAACAGGAGATTGCCGAGGAGCTTGAGCGTGAGAGGAAGCGCAATCAGAAGGAGCTTGCCTCCTTGCAGCACACCAACGCTTCTCTCGCCAGGCAACGCGATGAGGCCCAAAGGGTGGTTCTGCACCTCCGCAGTCTCATCAACGGTCAAGCACATCACATGGAACACATTGTTCGCTCGATCAGTAGCTCCGCGGAGCTTTCTGAGCTTGTGGAGCAGGCCGAAGAGAGCCAGGAGAACGAGGAGAATGCTGCACCAGAGGAGACTAAGGAGCGTGCAGAAAAGGCCAAGAGCCTTGCTCCAAACATGACCCCCGAGTTGGAACAGCATCTACTGAACCTGGGTAAGGAACAAAAGCGTCTTGCCCGCCTCAGCATCACGGATGTGGCGGATCGCTACCTGCGCGACAAGACCGATGCCATTTCGGACATCATCCGCAGCATCAGCGAGCAATGCGCTGCCGCTGTCGAAGGCTTGCATCTGGCTCAAGatgccgaagaggacgacgCAGACGAGTCGGGGCAGCGGACACCCGATGGCAATCACCTGGCTCCAGACTTTGATGGCAACGATGGACGTTCGACCCGTGAGGGAAGTGAAGTTGGTGATGATAACAGCACCCTGCACCCGGATCATCGGATCTCCAGCGTTCCCCCGACTCCAGACCTGGTTCACAACCGCTCAAGTACGTCGATGTCAATGATCAGCAGCTCAACATTCCCGGAGAGGTCGAGCCAACAATATGGGCCTGGAGAGGTCCCAACCCGGAtcgtcgaggacgacgacgagcgTGCCCACGAGACGGATGGTCTTGACGACCACACCGAGACAGGCACTCTCTCTAAACAGGGCAGCGAAGATTTGATGCGGTCAAGCCCCCGGCTGCTCGTGTGA
- a CDS encoding ubiquitin-binding serine/threonine protein kinase VPS15 produces the protein MGQGYSLTTLSTGSAGIDVPELSDLMYEKSMGGGRFMKSIRARQRNGLVLVKVIMKPYPSMKLESYVKAIIRERKLLSDVPNALSHQRILETGTGGYLVRQYIHSSLYDRMSTRPFPEEIEKKWIAFQLLCALRDCHSLDVFHGDIKTENILVTSWNWLYLTDFSSSFKPTFLPEDNPADFSFYFDTSGRRTCYLAPERFLEAGEEPGDRRLNWAMDIFSAGCVIAELFLEAPIFTLSQMYKYRKGEYSPQHSQLAKIEDPEIREMILHMIQLEPESRYSAEEYLNFWKNKAFPEYFYSFLHQYMSLMTDPSSGRAQVEAESANRGESDDRIERVYYDFDKISYFLGASSKPVKDGPSRSNSRLTGNGFPIHLDLPNYGLQAAKSQPRTDDGVLIFLTLVVSSVRNTARASSRIRACDILLAFAERLSDEAKLDRILPYIMILLNDRTDSVKVAAIRTLAQLLEMVQVVSPVNAYLFPEYIFPRLQPFVSSSSSNPSPMVRAAYASCISSLAQSSLRFLDMIQALRSDTRLSALIPAGSEPRWTEDATFHNLYDVARVDLLDYFENHTKALLTDSDASVRRAFLGSVPSLCVFFGNLKTNEVILSHLNTYLNDRDWILKCAFFETVVGVAAYVGSTSLEQYILPLMIQSMTEPEEFVVERVLRSLAAMADLGLFQRSTTWEVLQVVVRFSVHPNTWIREAAVCFIINSAKHLSIADKYSILGPLVQPYLRVNIVDFSEEKLLDGLKKPLSRSVYDLAFVWASKAEKGLFWKSTARDEVFSVGGTDHLLPKGGQKNQNFSHNAQPKNEEDEQWLSRLRNMGLGPDDEFKLLALRSYIWGVSMRQMKESDDAVSSLNNVIALTQYGVTPQTVFFDKQQSVKPQGPPLPKVDDAGLGESKPHTITDALLDASTTIDSASHTRRRHLRTRSQLQRDPGNANDIPRQEAHDDLRAENPHGLSPVTSSPSAAPESRPLPPPNSDAERRGSVGRQSPGQDSPSTPTEAGSPAIKTNRFTTHVERNSSAISLLNRKESSKAYAETSMSSANAFGRVDVPSQRHSPQPSVLTLAHEKKMRLNEPQHYRANHSYAGNDPVILRLLDSVFAENYPTDLFELGPFVKEADPRRPIKKSSGHGENKVWKPGGRLVALFGEHSGPVNRVVVAPDHAFFVTASDDGTVKIWDTTRLEKNLTPRSRQTYRHSSQAKVKTLTFVENTHAFISGATDGSIHVVKVDYHNVNDTVRYGKLQLVRDYQLPATEDGSVEYPLWIEHFRSDAQSTLLIATNTCRILALDMKTMLPIYSLQNPVHHGIPTTFCCDRKHNWLLVGTTHGVLDLWDLRFRVRLKAWGLPGSGAILRLQVHPTKGRGRWVCVSSSGSRGNEITVWDIEKIRCREVYHADSPGSNTVANGGSAASPVDNAKAKSAFVNTRDYEAWHIESDRPEGMLSRFGTEGQLSGAIESSGPSAASTPAGICAFAVGYDSPEDGKDNSTRCGFIVSGGCDRKIRFWDLARPELSTIVSGQDIVSEGGVSGKPRYELSQPLPNLLVTTEHIPGPPAASSAGSKGSSKKGGGARLPRSTVISLQQQQLLKSHLDFIQDVAVLRVPYGMIISVDRAGMVYVFQ, from the exons ATGGGGCAAGGCTATTCCCTCACAACCCTTTCAACGGGTTCGGCTGGGATAGATGTTCCCGAGCTATCAGATCTGATGTATGAGAAGTCTATGGGCGGTGGCCGGTTCATGAAAAGTATCCGAGCAAGACAGCGAAATGGCCTCGTTCTTGTAAAGGTAATCATGAAGCCTTACCCCAGCATGAAGCTAGAATCCTATGTGAAAGCCATCATTC GGGAGCGCAAACTGCTTTCTGATGTCCCAAATGCTTTGAGCCATCAAAGAATCTTGGAGACCGGCACCGGGGGTTATCTTGTTCGCCAATATATTCACAGCTCTCTATATGACAGGATGAG CACTCGGCCATTTCCAGAAGAAATCGAGAAGAAATGGATTGCATTTCAACTTTTATGTGCTCTTCGAGATTGTCACTCTTTGGATGTATTCCATGGCGACATTAAGACAGAGAACATCTTGGTGACATCATGGAATTGGCTGTACCTCACGGACTTCTCCTCGTCTTTCAAGCCAACATTCTTGCCGGAGGACAATCCTGCGGACTTTTCGTTTTATTTTGACACCTCAGGGCGACGAACGTGCTATCTGGCCCCTGAGCGGTTCCTTGAGGCCGGCGAGGAGCCAGGGGACAGGCGTCTGAACTGGGCCATGGATATATTCAGCGCTGGCTGCGTGATTGCAGAGCTGTTTCTAGAGGCGCCCATCTTCACCCTAAGCCAGATGTACAAATACCGTAAAGGTGAATACAGTCCGCAACACAGCCAGCTGGCCAAAATTGAGGACCCGGAAATTCGAGAGATGATCCTTCATATGATCCAGCTTGAGCCAGAGTCGAGATATTCTGCTGAAGAATACCTGAACTTTTGGAAAAATAAAGCTTTCCCGGAATATTTTTACagctttcttcatcagtacatgtctttgatgacaGACCCTTCGTCGGGCAGGGCGCAAGTGGAAGCGGAATCGGCAAACAGGGGCGAATCAGATGACAGGATTGAGAGGGTTTACTACGACTTTGATAAAATCTCTTACTTCCTGGGGGCATCTTCGAAGCCTGTGAAAGATGGCCCCAGTCGCAGTAACTCCAGGCTCACTGGTAACGGGTTCCCGATCCATCTTGATCTCCCGAACTACGGACTACAGGCTGCGAAGTCTCAGCCCCGAACTGACGATGGCGTTCTGATCTTCTTAACGCTTGTCGTGTCTAGTGTGCGCAACACAGCAAgggcatcttccagaatcAGAGCTTGCGATATCCTACTTGCATTTGCAGAGAGATTGTCGGATGAGGCGAAGCTTGATCGTATTTTGCCTTACATTATGATCCTTTTAAACGATCGCACAGATAGTGTGAAAGTTGCCGCTATTCGTACTCTTGCgcagctgctggagatggtgcAGGTCGTCTCGCCGGTGAACGCGTATCTCTTTCCAGAGTACATCTTCCCTCGGCTACAACCGTTCGTCTCtagctccagctccaatCCCAGCCCGATGGTTCGCGCTGCGTATGCCTCCTGCATATCTTCACTAGCGCAATCTTCTCTGAGATTCTTAGATATGATCCAGGCCCTACGCTCTGATACTCGTCTTTCCGCCCTTATACCGGCAGGCTCCGAGCCAAGATGGACTGAGGATGCTACATTTCACAACCTCTATGACGTTGCGAGGGTAGACCTTCTCGATTATTTTGAGAATCATACTAAAGCTCTCCTTACCGACTCTGACGCATCTGTCCGTCGTGCATTCTTAGGCTCAGTGCCCAGTCTGTGTGTGTTCTTCGGCAACCTCAAGACAAACGAAGTGATTTTGAGCCATCTGAACACTTATTTGAACGATCGGGACTGGATCTTAAAATGTGCGTTCTTTGAAACAGTCGTCGGAGTCGCAGCTTACGTTGGAAGTACGAGTTTGGAGCAGTACATATTGCCTTTGATGATCCAATCTATGACTGAGCCCGAGGAATTTGTTGTTGAGAGAGTCCTTCGATCCCTGGCAGCGATGGCTGACCTTGGTCTTTTCCAGCGATCCACCACTTGGGAGGTCCTTCAGGTCGTCGTGCGTTTCTCAGTTCATCCAAACACGTGGATTCGTGAAGCAGCCGTTtgcttcatcatcaataGCGCAAAGCACCTGTCCATTGCCGACAAGTACTCAATCCTGGGTCCTCTCGTCCAACCATACCTGAGAGTGAACATTGTAGATTTCTCCGAAGAAAAGCTGCTGGATGGTCTCAAAAAACCCCTATCAAGGAGTGTATATGACCTGGCCTTTGTTTGGGCTTCTAAAGCGGAGAAAGGTCTTTTCTGGAAGTCGACAGCTCGAGATGAAGTGTTCAGTGTGGGCGGCActgatcatcttcttcccaaGGGTGGCCAAAAGAACCAAAACTTCTCACACAACGCACAACCCAAaaacgaggaggatgagcagTGGCTATCTAGGCTAAGGAACATGGGACTCGGTCCGGATGACGAATTCAAGTTGCTCGCTCTACGAAGCTACATTTGGGGTGTGTCTATGCGTCAGATGAAAGAGTCCGACGATGCGGTGTCCTCATTGAACAACGTAATAGCTTTGACTCAATACGGGGTGACACCTCAAACTGTCTTCTTTGATAAGCAACAAAGCGTCAAGCCCCAGGGCCCTCCCTTGCCTAAAGTTGACGATGCTGGATTGGGAGAAAGCAAGCCGCACACTATCACCGATGCCCTTTTGGATGCGTCAACTACGATTGACAGCGCCTCTCATACTCGTCGGAGACACTTGAGGACGCGCAGCCAGCTGCAGAGAGATCCAGGAAACGCCAATGATATTCCAAGGCAGGAGGCACATGACGATCTTCGCGCAGAGAATCCGCATGGGCTCTCCCCAgtgacatcatcaccaagTGCTGCACCAGAATCTCGGCCCCTACCCCCTCCCAACTCCGATGCGGAACGGAGAGGCAGCGTAGGCAGACAGAGTCCGGGGCAGGACAGCCCGTCGACTCCAACAGAAGCGGGAAGCCCGGCCATTAAAACCAATCGTTTCACAACCCACGTGGAGAGGAACTCAAGCGCAATCAGTCTCCTCAATCGCAAAGAATCATCAAAAGCGTATGCGGAGACCAGTATGAGTTCGGCAAATGCATTCGGCAGAGTCGATGTGCCATCCCAGCGTCACTCACCACAGCCGTCAGTATTGACTCTGGCGCACGAAAAGAAAATGCGACTCAATGAACCGCAGCACTACCGTGCTAATCATTCCTACGCAGGCAACGACCCGGTAATTCTCAGGCTGCTGGACAGCGTTTTCGCAGAGAATTACCCCACCGACCTTTTTGAACTTGGTCCGTTCGTCAAAGAGGCAGATCCTCGCCGCCCGATAAAGAAGTCCAGCGGCCACGGCGAGAACAAAGTGTGGAAGCCAGGAGGGAGACTTGTTGCACTCTTTGGCGAGCATAGCGGGCCGGTAAACAGGGTGGTGGTAGCTCCAGATCACGCCTTTTTTGTCACTGCATCGGATGATGGGACCGTCAAAATCTGGGATACTACGCGACTCGAGAAGAACTTGACGCCCAGATCCCGCCAGACCTATCGTCACTCCAGCCAGGCCAAGGTGAAGACGCTGACCTTTGTCGAGAACACTCATGCGTTCATTAGCGGTGCCACTGATGGGAGCATCCATGTTGTGAAGGTTGATTACCATAATGTCAATGATACGGTTCGATACGGGAAGCTGCAGCTCGTACGTGACTACCAACTCCCAGCAACTGAGGATGGGTCTGTCGAGTATCCCCTCTGGATCGAACATTTCCGCTCTGATGCACAATCCACTCTGTTGATTGCGACCAACACTTGCCGCATCCTAGCTCTGGATATGAAGACTATGCTTCCCATCTATTCATTGCAGAACCCTGTCCATCACGGAATACCGACAACGTTCTGCTGTGACCGAAAACATAACTGGCTGCTAGTAGGGACCACGCATGGAGTTCTTGATCTTTGGGACCTTCGGTTTCGGGTGCGTCTGAAGGCCTGGGGTCTCCCAGGATCGGGTGCTATCCTTAGGCTCCAGGTCCATCCGACAAAGGGACGTGGGCGGTGGGTTTGCGTCTCGAGCAGTGGGAGTCGCGGCAACGAGATTACAGTCTGGGATATTGAAAAAATTCGCTGTCGCGAGGTATACCATGCCGACTCGCCCGGCAGCAATACAGTTGCCAACGGAGGATCTGCCGCCTCTCCAGTTGATAACGCCAAGGCGAAATCAGCCTTCGTCAACACCAGAGACTATGAGGCCTGGCACATCGAGAGCGACCGGCCGGAAGGAATGCTCAGTCGGTTCGGCACGGAGGGGCAATTGTCGGGGGCCATTGAGTCCTCGGGACCATCGGCAGCTAGCACTCCTGCCGGTATCTGCGCCTTTGCTGTTGGCTATGACTCGCCGGAGGATGGCAAGGACAACAGCACCAGATGCGGATTCATCGTGTCGGGAGGTTGCGACCGGAAGATCCGCTTCTGGGACCTGGCTCGGCCCGAGCTTTCTACTATTGTCAGCGGTCAAGACATTGTTTCGGAAGGAGGGGTGAGCGGCAAGCCACGCTACGAGTTATCTCAACCACTGCCGAATCTACTCGTGACTACAGAACACATTCCCGGCCCTCCAGCGGCTAGCAGTGCGGGAAGCAagggcagcagcaagaaAGGGGGCGGTGCCAGGCTTCCACGTAGTACAGTGATCAGCctacagcagcagcaattaCTGAAGAGTCATCTGGATTTCATCCAGGATGTAGCGGTGTTGAGGGTGCCATATGGGATGATCATCAGCGTGGACCGGGCGGGAATGGTGTATGTCTTTCAATGA